In Lewinellaceae bacterium, a single window of DNA contains:
- a CDS encoding carboxy terminal-processing peptidase: MKKLSILSFLFLLHSCGRAQDQDCCNPELFSQVIATVQDNHIRPLPIDDSLSAAVFRHFLSKLEEEKGLLTESEINQLKAYQFEIDDDMLNHANHFFEAAYALLNAGLEKKRKPKTEWYHALINSYLAVNDYQSAFLSTAEKEKWDAAFNRSLVGTGIGFDITDTYPRITEVYPGGPAWKTRRVKEGARLLGISTEEGQFIDFAGRSGDEVSGCLRGTAGSTADVKVLQPGGETEQIAITRVPYALSRAMAWVLEGEPGQPRVGYVRLPRFYAGERSCAADVLAQLRYLANQGVEGILFDVRNNQGGSSREAVTLIGYFLTGEPVMQARYADGNHRVLMDEDTAAEFSGRLIVLANENSSSASELMAATLQQYGRALIVGSQTYGKGTMQQFFTLGNDSRGQSYGEVKLTIGNFYAGKGYATQYRGVMPDIGLPGENKYLLTGERKVKNALQFSHLPDYTESRDTSLLKALRRKSLARQEKNEYFKVVEKRALERRRRDENALARLDDKAYKAQEREAIAIQNGPAPRLAMVWEEHPSARLKAYWEEKVLTDRYLFESYLIMNDYLEQELVIGEGKG, encoded by the coding sequence GTGAAGAAATTATCAATACTCTCATTCCTGTTCCTCCTGCACAGCTGCGGGCGCGCCCAGGATCAGGACTGTTGCAACCCGGAGTTGTTCAGCCAGGTCATCGCCACCGTTCAGGACAACCACATCCGGCCGCTGCCCATAGACGACAGCCTGTCGGCAGCGGTGTTCCGCCATTTTTTATCAAAATTGGAAGAGGAAAAGGGCCTGCTGACGGAATCGGAGATCAATCAGCTGAAGGCCTATCAATTCGAAATTGACGATGATATGCTGAACCATGCCAACCACTTTTTTGAAGCGGCGTACGCTCTGTTGAACGCCGGGCTTGAAAAGAAAAGAAAGCCCAAAACGGAATGGTATCACGCCCTCATCAATTCTTATTTAGCCGTAAACGACTATCAGTCCGCCTTTTTATCCACTGCCGAAAAGGAAAAGTGGGACGCCGCTTTCAATCGCTCCCTGGTGGGAACGGGTATCGGGTTTGATATCACTGATACCTACCCCCGGATAACGGAAGTTTACCCCGGTGGCCCGGCATGGAAAACCAGGCGGGTAAAAGAAGGCGCCCGGCTGCTGGGCATTTCAACCGAAGAGGGCCAATTCATCGACTTTGCCGGCAGATCGGGCGATGAAGTGTCGGGTTGCCTCCGAGGAACTGCCGGCTCAACGGCTGACGTTAAAGTGTTGCAGCCCGGCGGCGAAACGGAACAAATCGCCATAACCAGAGTGCCCTATGCTTTGTCCCGGGCCATGGCCTGGGTGCTGGAAGGAGAGCCGGGCCAGCCCAGGGTAGGGTACGTCCGCCTGCCTCGGTTTTACGCCGGAGAACGGAGCTGCGCGGCGGATGTGCTGGCCCAACTGAGGTATCTGGCCAATCAAGGGGTGGAGGGCATCCTCTTCGACGTAAGAAACAACCAGGGCGGCTCTTCCCGGGAAGCCGTAACGCTCATAGGCTATTTCCTAACGGGCGAGCCCGTCATGCAGGCCCGGTATGCGGACGGTAATCACCGGGTGTTGATGGACGAAGACACGGCGGCTGAATTCTCGGGCAGGCTGATCGTCTTGGCCAATGAGAACAGCAGTTCCGCTTCCGAGCTGATGGCGGCCACCTTGCAGCAGTACGGGCGGGCCCTCATCGTCGGAAGCCAAACTTACGGCAAGGGCACCATGCAGCAATTTTTTACACTCGGCAACGACAGCCGCGGGCAAAGCTACGGAGAGGTGAAGCTGACCATCGGCAATTTCTACGCCGGTAAGGGGTACGCTACGCAGTACAGAGGCGTGATGCCCGATATCGGCCTGCCCGGTGAAAATAAATACCTCCTCACCGGGGAAAGAAAAGTGAAAAATGCATTGCAGTTCAGCCACCTACCGGATTATACCGAATCCCGGGACACCTCATTACTGAAGGCCCTCCGCCGGAAAAGCCTGGCCCGGCAGGAGAAAAATGAATATTTCAAGGTAGTAGAAAAGAGAGCGCTGGAGAGAAGACGCAGAGATGAAAACGCCCTGGCCCGGCTGGATGATAAAGCTTACAAAGCCCAGGAGCGGGAGGCCATAGCCATTCAGAACGGGCCGGCGCCCCGCCTCGCCATGGTATGGGAAGAACACCCCTCCGCAAGGCTGAAGGCCTACTGGGAAGAGAAAGTTTTAACGGATCGTTACCTGTTTGAAAGCTATTTGATCATGAATGATTATCTTGAGCAGGAGTTGGTTATCGGGGAGGGCAAAGGTTAA
- a CDS encoding DUF2283 domain-containing protein — protein sequence MKIKYDQEVDVLMIQLSDSKVYESDESKPGVILDYDKEGNVIRIEILDASKRTNTPFKFEYEMVSGE from the coding sequence ATGAAGATTAAGTATGATCAAGAAGTAGATGTCCTCATGATACAACTCTCAGATTCAAAGGTTTATGAGTCTGATGAATCTAAGCCTGGTGTAATCCTGGACTATGACAAAGAAGGAAACGTCATAAGGATCGAGATACTGGATGCTTCCAAACGGACCAATACGCCGTTCAAGTTTGAATACGAGATGGTATCCGGAGAGTAA
- the katG gene encoding catalase/peroxidase HPI, with protein MENKAHPGTSAYNINQESKCPFTGGALKHSAGAGRANRDWWPNQLNLNILRQHSSLSNPMGEEFNYAEEFKTLDLDAVKKDLFDLMTTSQDWWPADYGHYGPFFIRMAWHSAGTYRIADGRGGAGSGSQRFAPLNSWPDNANLDKARLLLWPVKQKYGRKISWADLMILAGNCALESMGLETFGFAGGREDVWEPEEDIYWGSEGEWLGDKRYTGDRDLENPLAAVQMGLIYVNPEGPNGKPDPLAAARDIRETFGRMAMNDYETVALIAGGHTFGKTHGAADPGQYVGAEPAGASIEEQGLGWKNTFGSGNAGNTITSGLEGAWTTTPTKWSNNYFENLFGYEWELTKSPAGAYQWKPKDGAGAGTVPDAHDPSKKHAPFMLTTDLSLKVDPIYEPIARHFYENPDELADAFARAWFKLTHRDMGPRARYIGPEVPAEELIWQDPIPAVTHKLIGAEDIAALKGKILASGLSVSELVSTAWASASTFRGSDKRGGANGARIRLAPQKDWEVNNPAQLAKVLKALEGIQKAFNSAQAGGKMVSLADLIVLGGCAGIEQAAKNAGHDVTVPFTPGRADASQEQTDVESFAALEPAADGFRNYYKPKHAASAEEMLVDRAQLLTLTGPEMTVLIGGMRVLNTNFNQSQHGAFTKRPGALTNDFFLNLLDLGTTWKAASDSQDVFEGRDRATGELKWTGTRADLIFGSNSELRALAEVYGCEDSQEKFVKDFVAAWAKVMNLDRFDLA; from the coding sequence ATGGAAAATAAAGCACATCCGGGCACCTCAGCTTACAATATCAACCAAGAGAGCAAGTGCCCGTTTACTGGTGGAGCCCTGAAGCACAGCGCCGGCGCAGGCAGGGCCAACCGCGACTGGTGGCCCAATCAGTTGAATTTGAACATCCTCCGCCAACATTCTTCCCTGTCCAATCCGATGGGCGAGGAGTTCAATTACGCCGAAGAGTTCAAGACCCTCGACCTGGATGCCGTGAAGAAAGACCTGTTCGACCTGATGACCACATCCCAGGACTGGTGGCCAGCCGACTACGGCCACTATGGGCCGTTCTTCATTCGAATGGCGTGGCACAGCGCGGGTACTTACCGCATCGCCGACGGCCGTGGAGGTGCGGGATCCGGCTCCCAGCGTTTTGCGCCGCTCAATAGCTGGCCGGACAATGCGAACCTCGACAAGGCGCGCTTGCTGCTCTGGCCGGTCAAACAGAAATACGGCAGGAAAATTTCGTGGGCCGACCTGATGATCCTTGCCGGCAACTGCGCCCTCGAATCCATGGGCCTCGAGACCTTCGGTTTCGCCGGCGGCCGTGAGGATGTTTGGGAGCCGGAGGAAGACATCTACTGGGGTTCGGAAGGAGAGTGGTTGGGAGACAAGCGGTATACTGGCGACCGCGACCTGGAGAATCCTCTTGCTGCCGTTCAGATGGGCCTCATCTACGTGAATCCGGAAGGGCCGAACGGGAAACCTGATCCGTTGGCGGCGGCCCGTGACATACGCGAGACCTTTGGCCGCATGGCCATGAACGACTACGAAACCGTTGCGCTCATTGCCGGCGGGCACACCTTCGGCAAAACCCATGGCGCCGCCGATCCAGGCCAATACGTCGGTGCAGAACCTGCCGGCGCGAGCATCGAGGAGCAGGGCCTCGGCTGGAAAAACACTTTCGGCAGCGGCAATGCAGGCAATACAATTACCAGCGGCCTCGAGGGCGCCTGGACCACAACGCCGACGAAATGGAGCAACAACTACTTCGAGAACCTGTTTGGCTACGAATGGGAGCTGACCAAGAGCCCGGCCGGCGCGTATCAGTGGAAACCGAAAGACGGCGCCGGCGCCGGCACGGTGCCGGATGCGCACGACCCGTCGAAGAAGCATGCGCCGTTTATGCTTACGACCGACCTCTCCTTGAAGGTGGACCCTATCTACGAGCCAATTGCCAGGCACTTCTACGAGAATCCGGATGAGTTGGCAGATGCATTTGCCCGTGCGTGGTTTAAGCTGACGCATCGCGACATGGGGCCACGCGCTCGCTATATCGGCCCGGAGGTGCCCGCAGAAGAGCTGATCTGGCAAGACCCTATCCCAGCCGTTACGCATAAACTGATTGGCGCAGAAGACATCGCTGCGCTGAAAGGCAAAATACTTGCTTCAGGGCTGTCTGTGTCCGAACTGGTATCCACCGCCTGGGCGTCCGCATCTACCTTCCGTGGCTCAGATAAACGCGGCGGCGCGAACGGCGCGCGCATTCGCCTGGCCCCTCAGAAGGATTGGGAAGTCAACAATCCGGCTCAACTGGCAAAAGTGTTGAAGGCCCTCGAGGGCATCCAAAAAGCGTTCAACAGCGCTCAGGCTGGCGGCAAGATGGTTTCGCTTGCCGACCTGATCGTTCTGGGCGGATGCGCAGGCATCGAGCAGGCGGCGAAAAATGCCGGCCATGATGTGACGGTGCCCTTCACGCCCGGGCGCGCCGACGCCTCGCAAGAACAAACCGATGTGGAATCATTCGCTGCCCTTGAGCCGGCTGCCGACGGGTTCCGCAACTACTATAAGCCTAAACACGCTGCATCGGCAGAGGAAATGCTGGTTGACCGGGCACAGCTTTTGACGCTGACCGGGCCTGAGATGACGGTCCTTATCGGCGGCATGCGCGTGCTTAACACCAACTTCAATCAGTCTCAACACGGCGCCTTCACCAAGCGCCCCGGGGCGCTGACCAATGACTTCTTCCTCAACCTGCTCGATTTGGGCACGACCTGGAAGGCGGCTTCGGATTCCCAGGACGTGTTTGAGGGGCGTGATCGCGCAACCGGCGAACTCAAGTGGACCGGCACGCGTGCCGACCTCATCTTTGGTTCGAACTCAGAACTCCGGGCCCTCGCTGAAGTTTATGGATGCGAGGACTCCCAAGAGAAGTTCGTTAAGGATTTTGTGGCAGCCTGGGCCAAGGTGATGAACCTGGACCGCTTCGACCTGGCATGA
- a CDS encoding NAD(P)-dependent alcohol dehydrogenase, giving the protein MKSIEFTEYGPPEVLQVKEREKPVPKDDEALIKVQATSVNYGDLIARNFKAITPRKFNMPLLFWFFGKLYFGFRKPKITTLGSEYSGVIESVGKAVSSFQPGDPVFGYLGQAMGAYAEYICVPESGVLAPKPANMSFEEAAAIPYGGIMAFYLLQKANIQKDQKVLINGASGSIGSAAIQIAKHFGAEVTAVCGTPRLEYVKALGADRAIDYTKEDFTQGNETYDFILDVLGRASFSRCKRVLAPDGRLQFVSFKMKQLLQMLMTSVAGKKKVICAIAPGRAEDLIAVKELIEAGKIRSVIDKSFPLEQAAEAHRYAEEGGRRGPVVMRLTRE; this is encoded by the coding sequence ATGAAATCCATTGAATTCACCGAATACGGCCCACCGGAAGTCCTTCAGGTCAAAGAGCGGGAAAAGCCCGTGCCGAAGGACGATGAAGCGCTCATCAAAGTGCAGGCGACATCCGTAAACTACGGCGACCTCATCGCCCGGAATTTCAAAGCCATCACTCCCCGCAAATTCAACATGCCGCTGCTTTTCTGGTTTTTTGGAAAACTGTATTTTGGGTTCAGAAAACCAAAGATAACCACATTGGGCAGCGAGTATTCCGGGGTGATTGAATCTGTCGGGAAAGCGGTAAGCTCCTTTCAGCCGGGCGATCCCGTTTTTGGATACCTGGGGCAGGCCATGGGGGCGTACGCCGAATACATCTGCGTGCCGGAAAGCGGGGTGCTGGCCCCCAAGCCGGCCAATATGTCCTTTGAAGAAGCGGCGGCCATTCCTTATGGAGGCATTATGGCCTTTTATTTGCTTCAGAAAGCCAATATCCAGAAGGATCAAAAAGTGCTGATCAACGGAGCGTCCGGGAGCATAGGCTCGGCGGCCATCCAGATCGCCAAACATTTTGGAGCGGAGGTAACGGCAGTATGCGGCACTCCCCGGTTGGAATATGTAAAAGCGCTGGGCGCGGACAGAGCCATCGATTACACCAAAGAGGATTTCACGCAGGGCAATGAAACTTACGACTTCATTCTTGACGTGCTGGGCCGGGCTTCATTCTCCCGCTGCAAAAGGGTTTTGGCCCCCGACGGCCGCCTGCAGTTCGTCAGCTTTAAAATGAAACAGCTCCTTCAGATGCTGATGACCTCCGTGGCAGGCAAGAAGAAAGTAATCTGTGCGATTGCCCCGGGAAGGGCCGAGGATTTGATTGCTGTCAAAGAGCTGATTGAAGCCGGCAAGATCAGATCGGTCATAGATAAAAGCTTTCCACTGGAGCAGGCTGCCGAGGCGCACCGATACGCCGAGGAGGGGGGCAGGAGAGGGCCGGTGGTGATGCGGTTGACGAGGGAATGA